CGCGATCGACGGCGTTCACGACCTCGAGACGGACGCCGGTGCGGACCCGGAGACGGACGACGTCTCTCGGGGGAGCGAACGCGCGTTTACGTTCACCGGCGACGTCAACGTCCTGCTCGACCGGCTCCGAGAGTATCGATTACTGGATCTCTCGATCGAGGAAGCGCCGCTCGAGGAGGTATTCATGCGGTTTTACGGCGACGACGGTGATGACGTCGACGACGGGGGCGACGATGGATCGGTCGGGGCCGATCGCGGGGCCGCCGGTACCGACGCGAGCGGTGAGAGCGATGCTTGAACTGACTCGGTACGACGGCAGCCGCCGGATTCGCGGCAGCGTCTATCTCTCGATCGGCCTGTCTCTGCTCGCCGCGATGGTCATCTGGGTCTATCCCTCGTTCGAGGCGGAGGTCGATCTCGACCAGTTGCTCGCGGCCTATCCGGAGCCAATCTTGCAGGTGATGGGCGTCCGGACGATGGCGAGCCTCGGCGGATTCCTCTCGTTCGAACTCTACACGTTCGGCTGGATCATCCTGCTCGGGCTCTATCTGGCCTACGCCACGGCGGGAACGATCGCCGACGACGTCGATCGCGGGCGGATGGACGTGCTGCTCGCGATGCCGATCTCCCGATCGCGAGTGGTCGGCGAGCGATTCGCCGCGATGGCGGTCCCGATCGTCGGGGCGAACCTCCTGCCGCCGATCGTCGTCTACGTCGGCGCTCGCCTGATCGACCACCCCATCGCCGCCGCGGACGTGCTCGCGGTCCACCTGCTTTCGATCCCCTATCTGTTCGCCTGCGCCGGGATCGGCCTGCTCGCGTCGGTGGTTTTCGATCGGGCGGCGATCGCCCAGCGCGTTGCGCTGGGCGTCACGTTTGCACTGTTCCTCTCCGAATCGTTGCTCACCGGGACCGACGCCGAGGCGATCGGCGCGATCGCACCGATGCGCTACTACGATCCCAACGCGGTCCTCATCGACGGGAGCTACGACCTCGCCGGCGCGGGAATCCTCCTCGCCATGACCGTCGGCTTCCTCGTCGCAGCCCAGTTCTGGTTTCGGCGGATCGACATCTCCTGATCCGTTGACCCTGTCCCCGGGACCGTCGCTCGCGACTCCGGCAGCGAACGGTCGGCCGAGGCCCTCCGCCACGCGTCGTCTGCGCCATCGTTCGAATCCGTGTAGGACCGCGGCTGATTTACGATCACGTCCCGATACTCGGATAATGCGTTCGACGGAGTGGATACAACGCCACCAGATCGCTATGTACGCGGTCGCGGTTGCCCTCGCCGTCGGAATCGGCGGGGGGAAACCGGCGACGGCACCGCTCTTCGAGCGACTCATCACTCCCGTCCTGGCGGTACTGCTGTACGTGACCTTCCTCGAGATCCCGTTCATCCGATTTCGCGAGGCGTTCACGAACGGTCGGTTCATGGCCGGCGCACTCGGGATGAACTTCCTCGTCGTCCCGGTCGTCGTCTACGCACTCACCCGCTTCCTCCCGCGGGAGCCGGTGCTTCTCGTCGGCGCGTTCATGGTGTTGCTGACGCCCTGTATCGACTACGTGATCCCGTTTACCGACCTCGCTGACGGGGACGCCGAGCAGATCACTGCCGCGACGCCGGCGCTCCTGATCCTGCAGTTCCTCCTCCTGCCGGTCTACCTCTGGCTGTTCATGGGGAGTCAGATCGCTTCCGTCGTCGACCCCGAGCCGTTCCTCGAGGCGTTCCTCACCCTCATCGTCCTGCCGCTGACGCTCGCGTGGCTCACCGAACTGGGTGCGACGCGGTCGGGGACCGCCCGCCGATGGCAGTCGGCGATGGGGTGGCTGCCGGTCCCCACGATGGCCGCGACCCTGCTGGTCGTGATCGCCTCGCAGTTCCCGCGCGTCCAGGGTTCGATCGGGCAGATCGCAGCGGTCGTCCCGGTGTACGTCGCGTTTCTCGTCGTCATGCCGCTTCTCGGGCGCGTTGCGGCCGGACTCCTCCGGATGGACGTCGGTGAAAGCCGCGCGCTCGTCTTTACGTCCGTTACGCGGAACTCGCTGGTCGTGCTCCCGCTGGCGCTCGCACTGCCGGCGGGCTACGAACTCGCACCGGCGGTCGTCGTCACGCAGACCCTCGTGGAACTGACCGGCATGGTCGTCCTCACTCGAGTCGTCCCGGCGTGGCTCGTTACCAAGCCCCCAGAGCCGATCTCGATTCCCGGCACCGCACCCGAGGAGTGAGCGCGGCGGGCGACCGTGCCGGCTCACGGGCTGCCGG
This portion of the Natrinema salinisoli genome encodes:
- a CDS encoding ABC transporter permease — its product is MLELTRYDGSRRIRGSVYLSIGLSLLAAMVIWVYPSFEAEVDLDQLLAAYPEPILQVMGVRTMASLGGFLSFELYTFGWIILLGLYLAYATAGTIADDVDRGRMDVLLAMPISRSRVVGERFAAMAVPIVGANLLPPIVVYVGARLIDHPIAAADVLAVHLLSIPYLFACAGIGLLASVVFDRAAIAQRVALGVTFALFLSESLLTGTDAEAIGAIAPMRYYDPNAVLIDGSYDLAGAGILLAMTVGFLVAAQFWFRRIDIS
- a CDS encoding arsenic resistance protein, encoding MRSTEWIQRHQIAMYAVAVALAVGIGGGKPATAPLFERLITPVLAVLLYVTFLEIPFIRFREAFTNGRFMAGALGMNFLVVPVVVYALTRFLPREPVLLVGAFMVLLTPCIDYVIPFTDLADGDAEQITAATPALLILQFLLLPVYLWLFMGSQIASVVDPEPFLEAFLTLIVLPLTLAWLTELGATRSGTARRWQSAMGWLPVPTMAATLLVVIASQFPRVQGSIGQIAAVVPVYVAFLVVMPLLGRVAAGLLRMDVGESRALVFTSVTRNSLVVLPLALALPAGYELAPAVVVTQTLVELTGMVVLTRVVPAWLVTKPPEPISIPGTAPEE